TACTGATATTATTGAAGCATCAGCTCAAGCTATGGTCAATGTATCAAATTATATTTGGAAATCAACTCAAGTAAATAAAGAATTAGAAAAATTAAATAAATAAACGATAATAATTTATTTATATTTTTTCGAAAATATAAATACATTTAATTATTAATTGATAATAAGAATTAATGACTTAATAATTCATAAAAATAAAAGTTTTTAAACTATTTATTTTATGAAAATATATAAAAATTTTTTATGAAAAATTTATAATAGGTTATTTATGTTAGAAAGAAAATATGTATATAATCCGTACCCACAATTTATTCAACCAGAAAATTATAAAAAACGTCCAGCATTTATTAGATATGCGATGAAATGCGCAGCTAAACTTGATGTTGCTCGAAATAAAATTTATTCATCTATTCGTGAATTTAAAAATCCAATTACAGGATGTGTTTTACCACGCAAAAGACGATTAAATGAACATCGTGCACGAGCTTTACGAGCTATGACACAAGCTATGTTATATCATTTTAATATTTCTTCTACTTTAGTGATGGCTTCTGTTGAAAAATTATCTGATGTGTGTGGTTTATCAACATATTCTAATATAGGTAATAAATCTATTACCAGAGCTTCTCGATTAATTACAGATTTTATGGAACCAATTGGTTTAATTAGTTGTCAAAAGATATGGGATAAGATTTTAGGAACATATATTCCTAAAATCATATGTTTAAAACCATTATTTTTCATGATGTTTAATATTTCTCAGTTTAGATTAAAACAAATTAGAGTAACCCAATTAAAGTGGATTAATAAACAGCTAGTAAAAAAAGGAAAATCTCAAATAACATTTTTTGAAGCGGAACAACAAGCAAAAGAAAAACATATTCAACGTGCTTTCACTTATAGACAAAACAAACATTTTTTTAGTGAAAATCAAGACAAAGCTGCTCAAATAATTCAGTTAGAAAAAAAATATGCTCGTTCATATATTTTAAATAAATTAGTACAAA
This sequence is a window from Buchnera aphidicola (Cinara laricifoliae). Protein-coding genes within it:
- the repA gene encoding plasmid replication initiator RepA gives rise to the protein MLERKYVYNPYPQFIQPENYKKRPAFIRYAMKCAAKLDVARNKIYSSIREFKNPITGCVLPRKRRLNEHRARALRAMTQAMLYHFNISSTLVMASVEKLSDVCGLSTYSNIGNKSITRASRLITDFMEPIGLISCQKIWDKILGTYIPKIICLKPLFFMMFNISQFRLKQIRVTQLKWINKQLVKKGKSQITFFEAEQQAKEKHIQRAFTYRQNKHFFSENQDKAAQIIQLEKKYARSYILNKLVQKYSIKELCNIGLVNLKKKVNSEYLKLKQLAEYSIP